AAGGCCTTATGCAAACGTCCTATATCAGAAGAGATAAGATTGCACTTTATAGTGTCGGGCTTAGCCTTCTGAAGTTCAGCAAACAGGTTATTTCTGCTCTCATTCAAAGACCTGTTAATATCGCTTATAGCCTCCATAAAATCGCGGTTGTGCGAATGAAATGATTCCCGCTGCTGCGCTGTAAAATCAAGATGCTCCATAAGCTCCCTCCCTTTCAGGGGACCGGGATACCTTTCTGAACGAAGTCCCATTTGTTTTTTCTCAGTTTGAATATGGTAGATTATGGTGGCAATCGTCGACACATTTAACAGCACCAGCACCACCACCCCCCAGGTTAAAAATTTAACTTTTTGTTCTGCTCTCATTTCAGGTTACATTATTGGACCACAAACATATTCAGTTTCTCCAATTCAGCGTCGTTCGCAGAAACCGACTCCTGTTGCGCATGAACTGTGTAACTGCTATAAACATTCCCCAGATAGATTCCAAGAAAGACAGCAATCAACACACAGGCGGCAATGGCCATGTTCTGTACAACCTTTTGATATAAACTATATACAGG
The window above is part of the Arcticibacter tournemirensis genome. Proteins encoded here:
- a CDS encoding Spy/CpxP family protein refolding chaperone, coding for MRAEQKVKFLTWGVVVLVLLNVSTIATIIYHIQTEKKQMGLRSERYPGPLKGRELMEHLDFTAQQRESFHSHNRDFMEAISDINRSLNESRNNLFAELQKAKPDTIKCNLISSDIGRLHKALKIKTYRFYLEVKKICNEEQQAKLNRAFAPVFSFDGGQQFRHRGRGHHWNND